ACCCTGAGCCACGGCGTCCGGGCCGCCTTCCATGGGACCCGGCTCGACCGCGGCCTCCTGCTCCTTGCGGTGCTGCTCAGCCGCCCGGTCGAACTCCTTGAGCGGCCCGGCCTGTTCCGCCAGCTGGCGGGCCACCTCCACCAACGCCTGTTCCACGCCGTGGACATCACCCTCGTCCACCACCGCGCTGACGGCGCCGGCGGCCCGGGCCCGCTCCTGCCACTCCCGCAGCAACGTGGACTTGCCCACTCCGCCCACCCCGCGTACGTGGAACAAGAACTCCGCCGGGCTGACCTCGTCCTCCGGGTCCTTGGCCAGGTTCCGCACGAAGAGGGACAACTGGGCCCGCCGCCCGACGAAACGGGCCCGTGCTCGACGCCGGATCAGCTCTCCACGTGACCGGCTGCCCCGCTCATGGGATCTCGCCCCCGACATACCCAACCCCCCGGTCCGGTCCACCGCCCATGCGTAGTATCGCCACTCGCCATGCCGCGGAGGTAGTCGTCGGCGGCACCTCCGCGGCACGGCTGTCCGCGGCAGTGGTGCCGGGAGGCTGTTCAGTAGAGCGGGAAGGCCCAACCGCCCGGGTACCAGGGTTCGCGTTCGCCGCGGAAGGCCGCCGAGGCGCGCGAAAGTGCGCCCTCCCGCAGTTCCTCGACGAGGCCGGCGGCCGCGAGGGTGGTCAGCGAGGTGCCGCCGAGGAAGGCGGCGCCGAGCTCCGCTGCCGTCAGCCGCAGGTCGGCCGGAGCGCTCGTGGGTTCGCAGTGGGCATCCCCCGCTTCGGCCCGCAGCCGGTGCCGCCCGTTGTTCCAGGGGCAGAAGTCGTCCCGTACGTCCAGTACCAGGTCCAGCGGGAGGCTGTAACGGCGGCCGGCCAAGGCCCTGTCGACGTCGGCCAGCCGCAGCCAGAGGCGGTCCACCGGTGCGGCCTGGACGGCTCGGGGCTCGGTGAGCAGGTGGGGAAGGGGTTCGTCCGGGGCGCCCTCGTAGTCGATCCGGGTCACCAGGTCGATCCCGGCGAGGAAGCGCCACAGTGCCGCGTACGACTGGCGCGAGCACGCCGCCAGTTCCAGCACCTCCACCACCGCGGCGCTGCTGCCGGACCCGTCCGGGACGGAGGTGTGCCGGTAGAGCGCGTAGCCGGTGGCGCCTCCGCCGGGCTCCTGGTGCACGGGGAACCGGAACGAGGTCGCGCCGCCGCGCCGGTGCGGATGATCGGCGAGGCGCACCGCCCAGTGGGCCGGCTGCCGGTCGGGCCAGCCGACCGTGGCGGTGCGGACCCGGTCGTAGACCTCCTCGAGGAGAGGGCGGGCACGGTCGGCGCGGTGCAGCCGGACGGTCCCGTCACCGAAGTCGGTGTCCGGGCGGAACCGCATGGCGCGCCGGTCGCAGCGCATCCGGTTCCCGGCGGTCGCGGGGCCGTAGCCGTACCGTCCGTAGATGCCGGCCTCGGAGGGACGGAGCGCGGCGATCGGCTCCCGTCGCCGCTCGTGCAGGTCGGTCAGCTGGGCGCGCATCATCGCAGTGAGGATGCCGCGGCGGCGGTGGCTCGGGGCCACGCCCACGGAGGCGATCCCGGCCACGGGCATGATGCCGCCGGGCACGGTCAGCAGCCGGCTGTACACGGAGGCCCCGGCAACGGGCTCGCCCTCTTCGAACACGGCCAGGGTGCGCGCGAGGTCCGTCGCGGCTCGCTGACCGGCCAGCTCCTCCTCCGAGCGGTCCAGGCCGTACGTGTCGGCGATCATGCGCGCCCAGGGAACGAACTCTTGCTCGGCAACACAGCGAATCTGGAACTGAGATGCGGTCACCGGACATGTGTACAGCACGTGCAGCGGTGCCGAGGACCCGGCGCATGTGTACAGCACCCGTAACGGTGCCGAGGACCCGGCGCATGTGTACAGCACCCGTAACGGTGCCGAGGACCCGGCGCGTGTGTACAGCACGCGTGACGGTGCCGAGGACCCGGCCCGCGCCGCGGCGACGCCGGTCCCCGCTGCCGTGCGTCGGCCCCCACCGCCGCTTCGCGGTCCACGGCACCGTCATGCCCGCCCGCGGGTCCGTCCTGGTCGACGAGGCTCCTTCAGGGACCGCCGGTGATCTTCTCCGTGATGCGGCCCAGCGCCGCAAGGTCCCCGGGGTCGAACCGGTCGATGAAGTGCCGTCGCACGGAGACGAGATGGGTCGGGGCTGCTTCCCGCAAGGCCTCCCATCCCGTCGCGGTGAGGACCAGGAGGCAGCCCCTCCCGTCGGCGGGGTCCGGTGCGCGCCGGATGAGTCCGCGTGCTTCCAGGCGGGTGGCGTGGCGGGACAGCCGGCTGCGTGACCACCCCGTCCTGGCGGCCTGTTCGCGCAGTGTGCTGGTGCCGTCGGGGCGTTCGGACAAGGTGCTGAGGACCTCGTAGTCCGGCTCGGACAAGCCGTGTGCGGCGAGGTCCTGCGCGGGGGAGCGGACGGCCGTGTCGCGGACGAGTCGATCGCCGTGCCGATCCGGCGGCCCGGCACGCACAGGGCACCGACCGCCGCGCCGCCGAGGGCGAGCCGCCGGATGTACGCCGCCGGACCGGCCCGGGACGTCGGTGCCGTCGGGTGCCGCCCCGGTGCTGCTCCGGGGGCGCGCGCCCGTTCCTGGCCGCGGCTCTCGGCTCAGGCGCGCGGGCCGGCGCCGTGCAGCAGGGTGTCGATGATGCGGGTGGCGAGGGCGTCCGGGTCGGCGCCGTCCGCGTCGCCGTGCAGGGACTCCCCGATGAGCGCGTAGTAGACCCGGCGCACCCATTCGAGGTCGGCCGCTCCGTCGATGAGCTGGTCGTCCTGGGCCCGCTTCAGCACGGCGACGCACTTGCGGGCGATGTCCTGGTGGAGGGCGGCGGCCTCGCTGTCCGGGTCGGCCGGCAGCTCGAGGGCGAACGCCCAGGCGCTCTTGACCTGCAGCACGTTGGCCGTGATCCGGTGCATCGCCACCAGCGGCGGCGCGGTGTCCGGCCTGCCGTCGTCCACCGCCCGGGCGAGCTGGCGGGCGGCGGACGACGCCAGCGCCTCCAGCAGTGCCTGCCGGTTCGCGAACCGCCGGTGGATCGTCGTGCGGGCCACCCCCGCGGCGGCGGCGATCTGCTCCATGGAAGCGCCGGGTTCTTCGGCGAGCACTCGCTCGGCCGCTTCCAGGATCGCGCGCACGCTGCGCTCCGCGTCCGCCCGCAGCGATCGTCGTCCCGCCGTCTCACTCATCACGCCTCCTGCTGGACCGCTTGCCCGCAAACACCATACATCCGTGATGCAGGTCTCCGATATCTGCAACAAGCCTGTTGCGGTTCAGTGAGTTGGCGATACATACTTCCCCCACTTGCTCTCGGCTGAAGGAGAAACCCGTGCACAGCACCGCCCTCGTCACAGGAGCGTCGTCCGGCCTCGGCGCGGAGTTCGCCGCGCAGCTCGCCGCCCAGGGACACGACGTGATCCTGGTGGCGCGCTCCGGAGACCGGCTCGCCGCCCTCGCCGAGCGGCTGACCGCCGAGCACGGCGTCCAGGCCCACGTGCTCGTCCAGGACCTCGCCGAGCCGGACGCGGCCCGCCGCATCGCCGAGCGGCTGACCGCCCGCGGCTTGAGCGTCGACCTGCTGGTCAACAACGCCGGATTCGGTACCTGTGGCCGCTTCGAGGAGATCCCCGCGGCCCGCGACCACGACCAGTTGATGGTCAATGTCGTCGCCCTCGTCGACCTCACCCACGCACTCCTGCCCGGCATGCTGGAGCGCGGCCGCGGGGCGGTCGTCAACGTCGCGTCCAACGCCGCCTTCCAGCCCGCCCCGTACTTCGCCGTCTACGGTGCGGCCAAGGCCTTCGTGCTGAACTTCGGACTCGCCCTGCGCCAGGAGTACCGCCGGCGTGGCATCCGCGTGCTCACCCTGTGCCCCGGTCCCGTCGAGACCGCCTTCTTCGACACCATCGGCACCCGCCGGGCGGCCGTCACCGGCTCCATGACCACCGCGGAGCCCGTCGTGCGCGCCGCGCTGCGCGCGCTGGAGCGCGACCGCGGCTACGTCGCCCCCGGACTGGGCAACGCCCTGGCCGCACACCTGACACCCCGCCGCCCCCGGACCCTGGTCGCGGCCGTCGCCGAACGCGTCACCCGCACGGTCCTGGCCGCCTCGCCCGCCCCCGCGACGTCGCCGGAGCACGCCGCGTGAGAACCTCCACCGCCCCTGCCGGCGCCGCCTCGGCGATGCTGCTCGTCGGCACTTCGACCGCGGTGTCCGCCACCATCGCCGACTATCCGGTCTTCACGGGACAGGCCCTGCGCTATGCCCTCGCGGCGGCGATCCTGCTGGCCGTCGCGGGCCACCGGCGGCTGCCGCGCGTGCGGTTGACCGCACGGGACATCGGGCTGCTGATCGCGCTGGCCGCCACCGGCCTGGCGGGGTTCAACGTCTTCCTCGTCGAAGCCACCCGGCACGCCGGGCCCGCCATGATCGCCGCTGTGGTCGGAGCGGTCCCGCTGGTGCTCGCCCTCGTGGGGCCGCTGCTGGAACGCCGGCGCCCTGCTCCCCGCTCCGTCGGCGCCGCGATCGTGGTGGCACTCGGCACGGCCGTCGCCGCCGGCCTCGGCTCCGGCAGCGTCAAGGGCCTGCTGCTGTCCCTCGGCGCACTCGCCGGCGAGGTGGCCTTCTCCCTGCTGGCCGTCCCGCTCCTGCCCAGACTCGGCCCCCTGAGGGTCGCCGCCTACCCCGCCGCCCTGTCCGTACCCATGCTCCTGGCGGCGGGTCTCACCCTGGACGGCACGGCCTCCCTGCGACTGCCCACACCCGGCCAGGCGGCCGCGTTCGCCTACCTCGGCGCGATCGTCACCGCTGCCGCCTTCTTCCTCTGGTACGACGCGCTGCGCCGCCTCGGCGCCGACCGCGCGGGCCTCTTCGCCGGCCTGGTACCGGTGGGCGCACTGCTCACCACCGTCGCGCTCGGCCTCGGCCACGCGGGTCCCGCCGATGTCACGGGCGCCCTGCTCGTCGCGGCAGGCGTCGCCGTCGGCATGGGACCACGACAACCCCGCCCCGGTGTCCACGAGCCGGCCTGATCAGTGTGTCGCGCCACCGCCCCCGCGCACACCCGCACGCCGCATCCGTGTCACTCCGTCAGAACCCCGCGCCGGCTCCACGGTACCCGGCCCCGCCACGCCACACACCGACAGGCGTCCGCCGAGGCGGCGTTGGGCGGGTGCGGAACCAACCCGGCCCGCACAATGAGCAGTTGACGACCCGGTCCGGATGCCGTGACGCGCCACCGACGAAGAGGAGCACACCCGTGACACAGGCACCGCCCTTCCTGCTCGAACGCCTGCACGCGGCCGGACTGAGCGACGTCGTCGCCGTCGAGCCGGCCACGGGAGGCCTCGCCGCGACCGCGGGGCTCGCACGCCGCACCGACGGCACGTCGGTGTTCGTCAAGGGGTTCGGCGAGCCGCCGTCGGACGAGGCCTTCACCGCGGAGGCCGAAGGACTCACCGCGCTGCGCGAAGCGGGCGGCGTCGCCACCCCCGAGATCGTCCTCGCGGACCGAGACCTGCTCGTGCTGTCCGTGCTGCGGCCCCGGCCGGCCACCGAGGCCTTCTGGGAGCAGCTCGCGCGCACGCTCGCCCGCCTGCACACCACCACGCGGCACCCCCGATTCGGGTGGCACCGGGACAACTGGCTGGGCCGCCGTCGGCAGGTCAACACCTGGAACGACGACGGGTTCGAGTTCTTCGCCCAGCACCGCCTGCTGCGCTGGCTCGGCGAGCGGCGCGTCCGGGAGGCGCTCGACCCCGCGGACCGGGCGGCGCTGGAGCGGCTGTGCGACCGGCTGCCGGAACTGCTGCCGGTCAAACCCGCGTGCCTGACGCACGGCGACCTGTGGGCACAGAACGTCATGGCCGCCCCCGACGGGCGGCCCGCGCTGATCGACCCGGCCGTTTCCTACACCTGGGCCGAGGTCGACCTGGCCCACCTGTGGACGACGGCGCCGCCGCCCGAGGCGCACGGCTTCTTCGAGCTGTACGCCGAGCTGACCGGGCTCGACCGCGGCTGGCGCGAACGCATGCCCATCATCCAGCTGCGCCAGCACCTGGCCGTGACAGCCCAGTTCGACCCCGACTGGGGCGCCGCCGACCTGGTGCGCGCCACGCTCGCCCCGTTCCGGAGGCGGCCCTGAGCCGCAGCGCGAAGCCACGGCGCAACCGCGCGCCTCGGTGCCCCGACCGCGCGGGCCCGTTCGCCGGACCGCCCAACCCCCGCCCGCGCGGCGGGTGCCGCACCGCACGGCGTGCTACGGCACCCGCCCCGGACCCACGTCCGTGCCGGGCCCGTACGGTGCGCGCACGGTCGGGCCCGTCCCGGCTCGCCGCCCGGCCGCGAAGGACCCTTCGGCTTCGCGAAGCCACGGCCCGCACGGCCGAGGCCGCCCGACTGCGCCCACGCCGGACCACCGCCGTCGGAGCGGGCGGTGACGCCGTACCGCCGACCCGGCTCGGCGCTGGGACCCGCGCGGGGAGGGCAGAACCCGGCGATCAGATCACGGCATCGCCGGCCGGCGGGGGCACGGCACGCGGGCGGACGACC
Above is a genomic segment from Streptomyces glaucescens containing:
- a CDS encoding GNAT family N-acetyltransferase; protein product: MLYTCPVTASQFQIRCVAEQEFVPWARMIADTYGLDRSEEELAGQRAATDLARTLAVFEEGEPVAGASVYSRLLTVPGGIMPVAGIASVGVAPSHRRRGILTAMMRAQLTDLHERRREPIAALRPSEAGIYGRYGYGPATAGNRMRCDRRAMRFRPDTDFGDGTVRLHRADRARPLLEEVYDRVRTATVGWPDRQPAHWAVRLADHPHRRGGATSFRFPVHQEPGGGATGYALYRHTSVPDGSGSSAAVVEVLELAACSRQSYAALWRFLAGIDLVTRIDYEGAPDEPLPHLLTEPRAVQAAPVDRLWLRLADVDRALAGRRYSLPLDLVLDVRDDFCPWNNGRHRLRAEAGDAHCEPTSAPADLRLTAAELGAAFLGGTSLTTLAAAGLVEELREGALSRASAAFRGEREPWYPGGWAFPLY
- a CDS encoding MarR family winged helix-turn-helix transcriptional regulator gives rise to the protein MSEPDYEVLSTLSERPDGTSTLREQAARTGWSRSRLSRHATRLEARGLIRRAPDPADGRGCLLVLTATGWEALREAAPTHLVSVRRHFIDRFDPGDLAALGRITEKITGGP
- a CDS encoding TetR/AcrR family transcriptional regulator gives rise to the protein MSETAGRRSLRADAERSVRAILEAAERVLAEEPGASMEQIAAAAGVARTTIHRRFANRQALLEALASSAARQLARAVDDGRPDTAPPLVAMHRITANVLQVKSAWAFALELPADPDSEAAALHQDIARKCVAVLKRAQDDQLIDGAADLEWVRRVYYALIGESLHGDADGADPDALATRIIDTLLHGAGPRA
- a CDS encoding SDR family NAD(P)-dependent oxidoreductase, which translates into the protein MHSTALVTGASSGLGAEFAAQLAAQGHDVILVARSGDRLAALAERLTAEHGVQAHVLVQDLAEPDAARRIAERLTARGLSVDLLVNNAGFGTCGRFEEIPAARDHDQLMVNVVALVDLTHALLPGMLERGRGAVVNVASNAAFQPAPYFAVYGAAKAFVLNFGLALRQEYRRRGIRVLTLCPGPVETAFFDTIGTRRAAVTGSMTTAEPVVRAALRALERDRGYVAPGLGNALAAHLTPRRPRTLVAAVAERVTRTVLAASPAPATSPEHAA
- a CDS encoding DMT family transporter encodes the protein MRTSTAPAGAASAMLLVGTSTAVSATIADYPVFTGQALRYALAAAILLAVAGHRRLPRVRLTARDIGLLIALAATGLAGFNVFLVEATRHAGPAMIAAVVGAVPLVLALVGPLLERRRPAPRSVGAAIVVALGTAVAAGLGSGSVKGLLLSLGALAGEVAFSLLAVPLLPRLGPLRVAAYPAALSVPMLLAAGLTLDGTASLRLPTPGQAAAFAYLGAIVTAAAFFLWYDALRRLGADRAGLFAGLVPVGALLTTVALGLGHAGPADVTGALLVAAGVAVGMGPRQPRPGVHEPA
- a CDS encoding fructosamine kinase family protein — protein: MTQAPPFLLERLHAAGLSDVVAVEPATGGLAATAGLARRTDGTSVFVKGFGEPPSDEAFTAEAEGLTALREAGGVATPEIVLADRDLLVLSVLRPRPATEAFWEQLARTLARLHTTTRHPRFGWHRDNWLGRRRQVNTWNDDGFEFFAQHRLLRWLGERRVREALDPADRAALERLCDRLPELLPVKPACLTHGDLWAQNVMAAPDGRPALIDPAVSYTWAEVDLAHLWTTAPPPEAHGFFELYAELTGLDRGWRERMPIIQLRQHLAVTAQFDPDWGAADLVRATLAPFRRRP